The stretch of DNA GATGAATAAAGTCGGAGTCATTGACTGTCGTTTCCTATTTTAGGATTAATGCGATGGCTCCTCAGACAAAAAAGATTCTGCAGCTTCTTAGATTGCGACAGGTAATTTATTGATGGTTCCTCTTTATTTCTGTAAGAACTGATTCAAGTATTAGATGTCACTTACTGCAAAAGAATATGATCAATCTACTTTTTGTAATATGGGAATCTATTTTCCTTTATATGTTTTCCATGCTAGTTCGTAACTTTTAAGTGATTCTATCTGCTCAATTTTCCTTGGGATCACATCATTACAATGGTCACTTAAGTTTTCTTTTAGTCAGAAAGATATTTAGACTAGCATTTAACTTCCAATTTTGACTGTAATTATCAAGCCAACACAAACTTTGCATATTTTAGTTGATTCATTCACtacactttctttctttcttattttgttgGGATTCATTTTACACTTTTTTTCCTTGTCTTTTTGATTCATCCATTACactttcttgtcatgtcattttgCATAATTTAATGCCATACACCCTTTGATTGTACACTGCCATTTTACTTGATACTTATTCACGATTTCTGCTAGTGCCTCTTGGTCACAAAGTTTAAGTTGTGCGAATGAACGTAACAATCTATCTTAGGCAATACCGAAAGATATGTTCTTGTTTTAGACTCGCCGATTACTGTTTCGTATGATCCTTTTCTAAATgtatctttcttcttcttcattgttTATTACTTCCCCGACTCATTTCTGTTTGTCTTATGAGAGGACTCTTTGCTATGTTGCAGATCTTCAACGGTGTCTTCCTGAAAGTTAACAAGGCAACTGTGAACATGCTGCACAGGGTTGAGCCCTACGTTACTTACGGGTACCATTCTATTGAATTTCTCAAGCATTGTTTCTTTCCGGGGTTGATTTTCATTTAGGGAGTTCCCCTATAATTATTGGTTGCTGCATCTCTTTAATCTTCACAGTTATCCCAACCTGAAGAGCATTAGAGAATTGATCTACAAACGAGGTTATGGCAAGGTAGACAAGCAGAGAATTGCTTTGACAGACAATTCCGTGATTGAGCAGGTCAGTGCCaaatatatttttgaagttcATTCTTGGTTTACATAACAAAAAAGGCCTTTTTCAATATATGTGGTaactcaaatatacaaaacaTAATTGATTAATATCTCAAAATGCACCTATGTTGCAGGTGTTGGGCAAACATGGAATTATTTGCATCGAAGATGTTGTCCACGAGATCATAACTGTTGGACCACATTTCAAGGAGGCTAACAACTTCCTATGGCCGTTCCAGCTTAAGGCACCTCTTGGTGGACTCAAGAAGAAGAGAAACCACTATGTTGAAGGTGGCGACGCCGGAAACCGCGAGAATTACATCAATGAACTCATCAGGAGGATGAACTAAACAGCAGCCAGCAGTTTTGTTTTCTTTACAAGTTTGTTTTTGGTGTTTGAACTGTTTGTAATATGGAATTAGCCAGGTTTCAGGTTTTGTTCTCAAGGTTAAATTTAGTCTTTGGATCTATACTATGCCTGTTGCCTCTTGTTTTCGGCCTTTCTCCTATTTCTGGACATTTTTCGCAATGGTCAATTTCATAGTGGAAGTGCTTGTTCAGCTTTACATATTTGCTTTATCTTTGCATGTGTCATCTTTTGCCTAACATGAATAATATTTTTTGTGCCAATCTTTGTGGCCTACTGGTCAATAAAATGTGAAAATTAGTGTTTAAACTTTAGTTAGATATACAAATGTTAGGTATTTAAGATactattattttgaaatccctgATATCCCCAAAAGAATGTG from Nicotiana tomentosiformis chromosome 11, ASM39032v3, whole genome shotgun sequence encodes:
- the LOC104096721 gene encoding large ribosomal subunit protein uL30y-like, which produces MGEGGVPVPESVLKKQKRSEEWALVKKQELEAAKKKNTENRKLIYNRAKQYAKEYEAQERELIQLKREARLKGGFYVDPEAKLLFIIRIRGINAMAPQTKKILQLLRLRQIFNGVFLKVNKATVNMLHRVEPYVTYGYPNLKSIRELIYKRGYGKVDKQRIALTDNSVIEQVLGKHGIICIEDVVHEIITVGPHFKEANNFLWPFQLKAPLGGLKKKRNHYVEGGDAGNRENYINELIRRMN